The DNA segment CCGGAACCGACGCCGACGCCCGAGCCGACACCGACGCCGACGCCCACGCCGACACCGACACCGACACCGACACCCACGCCGACCCCCACGCCCACGCCCACGCCCACGCCGACGCCCACGCCGACGCCCACACCGACACCGGCTCCCGCACCCACCCCGGCACCCACGCCAGGTGTCACCGCGCCATTCGTCCTCGTCGGCGACGGACCGGTCGCCCGGATCGTGAGCACCCCGAGCAGTGGCGCCGGCACCGGCTCGTCGGCGATGTCGGGCCTGCGCATCAAGCTCCAGCGTGCGATGGCCGAGCTCCGGACGGCCGAGTCGGCGCTGCAGTCCGCGCGGTCGACGAAGGCCGTCGCTCGCGAGGTCGCCGAGCGCCTCGACGAGCGCGCAGCCGACTCCCGCCGCATCGCGGAGACCGCGGCGAGCGTCTACCTCGATGCCGTCGAGGGCGACGGCGCGGCCTTGAATTCGCTCGGTGCCGCCCTCGGCTCGGGCCACGACCTGCTCGCGGGCCTCGCCGGCATGGACCGCGTCCAGAGGCTCACGGGCGACTCCGAACGGCTCCGCACGATCGCCGAACGCCGTGCCGCCGACGCCGACGCCGCCGATGAGCGCGCCGACGCCGCCTGGGCGGCCGTCGACGCGATCCCGATCGAACGGTTCGAGAACGATGTCGTGAAGGCCAAGGGCGCGGTGACCGCCGCCCGTGCCTCACTCAACGGCGCGCAGACGCGACTCGCGTCCGAAGACCTCATCGCGTTCGAGAACATCCCGACCGACGCCGGTCAGCTGAGCGATCAGGGCTGGGCTGGGCCGGTGTTCGGGTCGGTCACCGACGGATTCGGGCCGCGCCCGGACAAGCCGCTTCCGGGCGTGAACGAGTTCCACCGCGGAACCGACCTCGCGGCCCAGTGCGGCACCGGCGTCTTCGCGGCCACCGACGGCAGGGTCGTGGCGGCCGGACCGAACGGCTCGTACGGCAACTGGATCCTCATCGACCACGGCGACGGCGTCTCGACCGGGTACGCGCACCTGCGCGACGGCGGCGTCCTCGTCGACGTCGGCCAGTCGGTCGCCGCGGGCGAACTCATCGGGGCCATCGGCAGCACGGGCGCGTCGACCGGCTGCCACCTGCACTTCGAGGTCCGCCTCGATGGTGCCGCGACCGACGCGATGCCGTTCATGGCGGCGCGCGGCGTCGACCTCGGGTAGCCGCGGCGACACGAGCACCCTGCGGGGCGCGTCCGGGATCCCGGACGCCGGGCCTGTGGCATCCGTTGTCGCATGCATCGGAAGGGTGTGGGATCGGAGTATGACCACCGCCGCATCCACCCGGGCCGACGCCGTCGCCGGCCCCCGCACCGTCCGCGCCGCGCACGGCACCGAGCTCTCCGCGAAGAGCTGGCAGACCGAGGCGCCGCTGCGCATGCTCATGAACAACCTCGACCCCGAGGTCGCCGAACGTCCGGAGGACCTCATCGTCTACGGCGGCACCGGCAAGGCCGCCCGCAACTGGGAGGCGTTCGACGCGATCACCCGCACCCTCCGCGAGCTCGAACCCGACGAGACCCTGCTCGTGCAGTCCGGCAAGCCGGTCGGCGTGTTCCGCACGCACGAGTGGGCGCCGCGCGTGCTCATCGCGAACTCGAACCTCGTCGGCGACTGGGCCACGTGGCCGGAGTTCCGTCGCCTCGAGCAGCTGGGGCTGACGATGTACGGCCAGATGACCGCCGGGTCGTGGATCTACATCGGCACGCAGGGCATCCTGCAGGGCACGTACGAGACCTTCGGCGCAGTCGCCCGGTCGCTCGCGGCCAAGCGTGGCCTGAGCGAAGCGGATGCCGCGCGCGCGAGCCTCGCCGGAACCCTCACGCTCACCGCGGGCTGCGGCGGCATGGGCGGCGCACAGCCCCTCGCCGTGACGCTGAACGGCGGCGCCGTGCTCATCGTCGATGTCGACGAGACGCGCCTCGCCCGCCGCGTCGAGCACGGCTACCTCGACGAGGTCGCGCCCTCGCTCGACACCGCGGTCGAGCGCGTGCTCGCCGCGAAGGCCGACGGCCGCGCGCTGAGCGTCGGCGTCGTCGGCAACGCGGCATCCGTCTTCCCCGAGCTGCTCGAGCGCGGCGTCGCGATCGACATCGTGACCGACCAGACGAGCGCCCACGACCCGCTGTCGTACCTTCCGGAGGGGGTGTCGGTCGCCGAGTGGCACGCCCTCGCGACATCCGACCCCGACGAGTTCACGGAGCGGTCACGGAGGTCGATGGCCAGGCACGTCGAGGCCATGGTCGGCTTCCAGGCGCGTGGCGCCGAGGTGTTCGACTACGGCAACTCGATCCGCCGCGAGGCCGAGCTCGGCGGCTACGAGCACGCGTTCGACTTCCCCGGCTTCGTGCCCGCCTACATCCGGCCGCTCTTCGCCGAGGGCAAGGGGCCGTTCCGCTGGGCGGCGCTCTCGGGCGACCCGGCCGACATCGCCGCGACCGACCGCGCGATCCTCGAGCTCTTCCCCGACGACGCGCACCTGCGCCGCTGGATCGAGCAGGCCGGCGAGAAGGTGCACTTCGAGGGGCTGCCCGCGCGCATCTGCTGGCTCGGCTATCAGGAGCGCCACCTCGCGGGCCTGAAGTTCAACGAGATGGTCGCCTCCGGCGAGCTCTCCGCGCCCGTCGTCATCGGCCGCGACCACCTCGACTCGGGCTCGGTCGCCTCGCCCTACCGCGAGACCGAGTCGATGGCCGACGGTTCCGACGCGATCGCCGACTGGCCGCTGCTGAACGCGCTGCTGAACACCGCGTCGGGCGCGACCTGGGTGTCGATCCACCACGGCGGCGGCGTCGGCATCGGCCGTTCCATCCACGCCGGCCAGGTCGTGGTCGCCGACGGCACCGACCTCGCGGCCGAGAAGATCGCGCGGGTGCTCGTCAACGACCCCGGCACGGGTGTGATGCGCCAC comes from the Agromyces marinus genome and includes:
- a CDS encoding M23 family metallopeptidase, which gives rise to MSTPSSGAGTGSSAMSGLRIKLQRAMAELRTAESALQSARSTKAVAREVAERLDERAADSRRIAETAASVYLDAVEGDGAALNSLGAALGSGHDLLAGLAGMDRVQRLTGDSERLRTIAERRAADADAADERADAAWAAVDAIPIERFENDVVKAKGAVTAARASLNGAQTRLASEDLIAFENIPTDAGQLSDQGWAGPVFGSVTDGFGPRPDKPLPGVNEFHRGTDLAAQCGTGVFAATDGRVVAAGPNGSYGNWILIDHGDGVSTGYAHLRDGGVLVDVGQSVAAGELIGAIGSTGASTGCHLHFEVRLDGAATDAMPFMAARGVDLG
- the hutU gene encoding urocanate hydratase — protein: MTTAASTRADAVAGPRTVRAAHGTELSAKSWQTEAPLRMLMNNLDPEVAERPEDLIVYGGTGKAARNWEAFDAITRTLRELEPDETLLVQSGKPVGVFRTHEWAPRVLIANSNLVGDWATWPEFRRLEQLGLTMYGQMTAGSWIYIGTQGILQGTYETFGAVARSLAAKRGLSEADAARASLAGTLTLTAGCGGMGGAQPLAVTLNGGAVLIVDVDETRLARRVEHGYLDEVAPSLDTAVERVLAAKADGRALSVGVVGNAASVFPELLERGVAIDIVTDQTSAHDPLSYLPEGVSVAEWHALATSDPDEFTERSRRSMARHVEAMVGFQARGAEVFDYGNSIRREAELGGYEHAFDFPGFVPAYIRPLFAEGKGPFRWAALSGDPADIAATDRAILELFPDDAHLRRWIEQAGEKVHFEGLPARICWLGYQERHLAGLKFNEMVASGELSAPVVIGRDHLDSGSVASPYRETESMADGSDAIADWPLLNALLNTASGATWVSIHHGGGVGIGRSIHAGQVVVADGTDLAAEKIARVLVNDPGTGVMRHVDAGYDRAVEVARERGLNVPMMDA